The Leptodactylus fuscus isolate aLepFus1 chromosome 3, aLepFus1.hap2, whole genome shotgun sequence genome has a segment encoding these proteins:
- the CDC42EP3 gene encoding cdc42 effector protein 3 — MPAKTPIYLKAGNSKKGKKFKLRDVLSSDLISPPLGDFRHTIHIGKDGQHDVFGDISFLQGNYELLPGNQGRQRNSHLIGHNEFLRANSTCDAMFSDTSSPVLKNAISLPTIGGSQALVLPLLSAVTFNSKRDSYSPSKSPRLSCEPVLEEKLMEKCEPYESEHQFDRGSSWKVSGSTSCSTNGRSSHSSSLSEQYSDWQGLDLFEDSHSPCEIENTELKTEESLSDLAGSLLTLQLDLGPSLLDEVLHVMDKNKP; from the coding sequence ATGCCTGCTAAGACCCCCATTTATCTAAAGGCTGGAAACAGCAAGAAGGGTAAAAAATTTAAGCTGAGGGATGTGTTGTCCTCAGACTTGATCAGTCCACCGTTAGGAGATTTTCGGCACACTATACACATTGGTAAAGATGGACAACATGATGTTTTTGGAGATATCTCATTTCTACAAGGTAACTATGAACTTTTGCCCGGAAACCAAGGAAGGCAAAGAAACAGTCATTTGATTGGACACAATGAATTTTTGAGAGCAAACAGCACTTGCGACGCAATGTTTTCTGACACCTCTTCACCTGTTCTTAAAAATGCAATCTCTTTGCCAACCATTGGTGGTTCGCAGGCATTGGTCTTGCCTTTGTTATCCGCTGTGACTTTTAACTCCAAAAGGGACTCCTACAGCCCTTCTAAGTCTCCCAGACTTAGCTGTGAGCCTGTGTTAGAAGAAAAATTGATGGAAAAGTGTGAGCCTTACGAAAGTGAGCACCAGTTTGACCGTGGGAGCTCATGGAAGGTCAGTGGTTCTACATCATGCTCCACCAACGGAAGGTCAAGCCATTCGTCTAGTCTGTCGGAACAATATAGTGACTGGCAAGGGCTTGACTTGTTTGAAGATAGCCATAGCCCTTGCGAAATTGAGAACACTGAGTTAAAAACAGAGGAATCTCTTTCTGACTTGGCAGGATCTCTCCTAACTCTTCAACTTGACTTGGGTCCTTCTCTTTTGGATGAAGTTCTTCATGTAATGGACAAGAATAAACCATGA